The Streptomyces nigra genome includes the window AACAGCCTGCACGGCGGCGCCCAGGGGTTCGACAAGCGGGTGTGGGACGTCGAGCCGTTCACGAAGGGCGCCGACGTCGGCCTGCACCTCCATCTCACCTCCCGTGACGGCGAGATGGGCTACCCGGGCACACTGCGGGTGAAGGTGACGTACACGCTGACCCGGTACGGCGACTGGCGCATCGACTACGCGGCGACCACCGACAAGCCGACCGTCGTCAATCTGACCAGCCACGTCTACTGGAACCTCGCCGGCGAGGGCAGCGGCAGCATCGAGGGCCACCGGCTGAAGATCGACGGCTCCCGCTACACCCCCGTCGACGCGGGCCTCATCCCCACCGGCGAACAGGCGCGGGTCGCGGGCACCCCGTTCGACTTCCGCCGCGCCAAGACGGTCGGCGAGGATCTGCGCGTAGCCCATCAGCAGCTCCTGTACGGCCAGGGCTTCGACCACAACTGGGTGCTGGACAAGGGGATCTCACCGCGCCCGGAGTGGGCCGCCACCCTCCAGGACCCGTCCTCGGGGCGCACCCTGCGCATCGCGACGACCGAGCCGGGGCTGCAGTTCTACTCCGGCAACTTCCTCGACGGCACCCTCGTCGGCACGGGCGGCCGGGTCTACCGGCAGGGCGACGGACTGTGCC containing:
- a CDS encoding aldose epimerase family protein gives rise to the protein MDMSRRTVIAGAAAAGLTAATLGSAHATGSGAAAPVRSLFGVLPDGTKVHSWSLANGGTRMKVLSYGGVVQSLEVPDRRGRLANVSLGFRSLDDYVASSPYFGALIGRYGNRIGKGRFTLDGRTYQVDVNDGENSLHGGAQGFDKRVWDVEPFTKGADVGLHLHLTSRDGEMGYPGTLRVKVTYTLTRYGDWRIDYAATTDKPTVVNLTSHVYWNLAGEGSGSIEGHRLKIDGSRYTPVDAGLIPTGEQARVAGTPFDFRRAKTVGEDLRVAHQQLLYGQGFDHNWVLDKGISPRPEWAATLQDPSSGRTLRIATTEPGLQFYSGNFLDGTLVGTGGRVYRQGDGLCLETQHFPDSPNRPSFPSTVLRPGQTYRSTTVHSFTR